The Arachis ipaensis cultivar K30076 chromosome B05, Araip1.1, whole genome shotgun sequence nucleotide sequence CAATGTTGGGAAGGGGAAAAGAATCCTTGGGACATGCTTTGTTAAGATCAGAATAATCCACACATATTCTCCATTTTCCACTGGGCTTTTTAACCAAGACTACATTCGACAGCCAAGTCGAGTAGTCGAGTTCCCGGATGAAGCCTACTTTTAGTAGGCTAGCCATTTGCCTGGCCACCTCTTCCGCCCCTTTCTTGGAATATTTTCCTCCTCCTTTGGGCCACCGGCTTTGCCTCTGGTCTCACGGCTAGTTGGTGTGACATGAATTGGAGGTCTATACCCGGCATGTCGGCCGGAGTCCAGGCAAACAGGTCACCATTAGCTCTGATCATTTCCATCAGGGGTTCTTTCAAGTCATGAGGCAGGTTTCTGTTTACAAAGGTGAACTTTTCATCTGAGTCGtcgaatgataaaccactattttatggtttatcttatgctaaattgagtggttttaatcagctctttgcatacttattcatacaatttgcatgattttacaattccttcccaattttgttatatgattgaaaacttgcttcctaagcctttaaattaccaatctttaattcccctttatactattcgatgccgtgatctgtgtgttaagtgttttcagaatttatagggcaggaatggcttagaggatggaaaggaagcttgcagaaatggaaggaacataagaaactaaggagctaaccagcgaggatcgacgcgtatgcatgactaaCGCATGCGCGCACGACTTGGCGCATTCCACAGCGACGCGCGTgcgtacttgacgcgtacgcgtgacacgtgaAGAAGACCAtcaacgcgtatgcgtgactgacgcgtacgcgtgacgtgcgtcacgtgcagaaattgcagaagacactgcgggcaattttgggctgagtttggacccagttttcggcccagaaacacagactagagccagaggacaagcagagactcaacacacattctcattcacttagtttttaattttagttttgaatcttagagagaatacTCCTTCTTCTAGGGTTCTTcatattcatagatttctagtttcaTGCTTTTGGATTGGacattgagaagagtcactacctccgttgaagtctttatcattctagtttgtttccttatttccttactcttttatctcccatttaccctgttcagagttacatatggatatctttgattttggaattcATTAATggaaagaactatttttacctttaattaattttcaattattattttatttaatttattatgtcttctttttattccctttatatgtctATGAAAGTGGTATTCATGTCAAGGGAGTAGACTCTTAACTTGatttgggagttgattaataggagacccttgagttggaatactcaagtgttaattttaattggaagttgttggttggctctctagtctctaactctaatccttcctttggagaggattaggacttgataTTCAGAGttgttagttacttgactttcctttatcaggtaagggataactaagtagaacaacaacctcttactattacacttgggaaaattcaacaaggatagaacttccaattaatcttcttctggtcaaggctttttatttcaattacataaaacctcttgttaattttcattgctttaatttacaatcatttatttttccattctccaactctaaaatttctcggaaaactcctaaccaataaattgcacccttttgtcaactcgttgggagacgacctgggaattctactcccagtattttattctcaattttgtgacaattctttctaaattgataagctgAATTTTCGTCGggtaagaactgtacttgcaacgttatttctattataaattcttaatcggcaattttccgcTCGTCACCGACCCTGAACTTTTCGTGGTCCCTCTCAGGTTCTGGCCGGGGCTTGTCGTCAACCCTGGCGTCCAAGTCGGCGAGGAAGACACCGGATGCCTCTTTGGATTTCTTCCTCAGGGAGAGGCTGGAATTGTCGCATGCGACCGCCGTTTCCAGATCTCCCCTAATGGTCCCCACTGATCCATCGTCAGTAACAAATTTCATTAATAGCAGTTTGGTGTAGATCACTGCTCCAAACTCGTTGATGGTCTTCCTCCCCAAGATGAGGTTGTAGGCCGTGGAGTCTCTTAAGACGACGAACTCCGCCATTAGCGACCTCTTCCCTCGACCTCCGCCAATGGAGACCGGGAGGGAAACTACTCCATCGGGTTTGATGAAGTTATCTCCTAGGCCGACTACGCCGTGCTGGTGACCCCCTAAGTCGGTATCCCGCAGGCCCAGCGCATCAAatacattgtggaacatgatgttcgagtcaGCTCCCGTGTCAATTAGGATCCGCTTTACTAGGCCGGTGCCCACTCTGGCTGTGATTTCCATTGGCGGGTTCTCCGTCACATCGTCAAACCATTGATCTTCAGGGCTAAATGATATCGATGGTGCCCTCTGGGAGGGCGGTGTGGAGCCAGAGGACACAGCTAAGACCTTGGCGTCCTTCTTGCTAGCCGACTTCGATCTGGGGGGAACGTCTCTACCGATGACCACGTTTACAATAGTGAGGCTGCGCTCATTATCCTCCTCGGGCCCTCGCCTTTGTCTCACGGCGCGGCTCTTGTCTTCGTTGGATTGGTCGTGATCCCGCCTCCTCGGTTCCTTATATGGTGGGAGAAATTGGCCAACTTCCCCTCCCGAATGGCCTGTTCCAGAGCATCTTtcaggtcgaagcagtcttgAGTCTTGTGGCCATAGCCCTTGTGGTAATCGCAATAGAGGTTTTTGTTTCCTCCCGTCTTGTCCTTGAGTTgtcggggcttcgacaagatGCCCTTGTCGGCGATCTACTAATAGACTCCAACAATCGGAGCTGTCAGGGGAGTATAGTTGGTGAACTTTCCTACCCGGGGAATTAGCTTAAAGGTTTTAGTTGATCCTCCGTCTTTGGAGAGCTCCTTCAACCTTTCCCCGCCGTCGGGCGGGCGAGTATTGGAGTAGGCGGGCTGCCGCTTATTGGCCGCCATgacctggctgacttcttcatCGTTGATATACTCCCTGGCCACATTTTGAATTTCTTGCATTGTCCAAACAGGCTTGGTGGTAAGGTGTTTTCTGAAATTCTCATTCAATTACCCGTTTGTCAAGCATAAGCTGGCCACCTAATCGGTTAGGCTGTCGATCTCTAAGCACTCGTCGTTGAATCTATCCATGTACTTCCGGATCGGCTCGCCGATTCTTTGTGTTACCCCCAGCAAATTAATCGGGTGCTTCACTTTAGCGATTCGTGTGGTGAACTGAGCCAAGAAAGCCCGATTGATGTCGGCAAAAGTGGCTACAGAGCCCTGGGGAAGGGCATTGAACCAACGAATTGTTGGCCCCGCTAAGGTCACAGGGAAAGCGCGATATCTTACTTCGTTGCCCaccccttctaggttcatcctggcctcaaaggccgttagGTGCTTCTGAGGGTCTTGGGTCCCATCATacttcatgtccgttggcttatcGAAGTGCTTCGGTAACCGGACTTCCAGGatcgaatggtggaaaggggttgCTCTCATGACCCCCAGTTGTTGCCTTCTCCTCAGTCTTTCTCTACTATCTTCTCTGCGCGGTCGGCTTCTCCTTGACCTCTCTCTGTTGTCTTCTTGACGTGGTTGGCTTCTCCTTGGTCTTTCTCTGCTGCCTTCTCGGTCTTCCTCTACAGTATTTCTTGTCGGTGATCTGGAGTAAATCACGGGATCTCTCCGTCTCCTGGGCACTTCCCTACTTTCCTGGCTTTCAGACTCTGACCGGGGGCTCGAAGTGCGCTTGAAACGACTTCTTCGGAGACTTCCATCCCTCTGTTGAGGAGACCGAGAACGCTCTTGGCTCGGAGTAAGCTGGTGGCGCTCTCGGCCGGCCACTTCGTGTTCTAGGTTTTGTACTCTGTGGCGcagctcttgcattattctggcgctATCGCTACCTGTTCCCCCAAAGGGTCGTCTCTCGGGCTGTCGCGGGGGGATCTAGTGTGCTCGCGAGAGGGAGCCCCAGCGGCTACCCTGCCTTCCTCCCCGCGTGGATCGCCTCTGTCGACTACCCCCACAGGGCCAGAATAAAGTCCATGTCAGCCGGTCCCCagagacggcgccaatgttcggtaacTCGGAGTTCCGAACGGGTCAGGGTCGACCACAGGAAGTTGAGGGGAGTAGGCTTGGATCTGGGTCTGGTACGGGTGATGCTCGAGCAAACGATCTCCCGATCTCTTTGTTCAATATGGGGGGAGCCACCTGCAATAACACTCTGACGCCCAAGTCAAGAAGTATGCAGGTAGCAGGGAGTAAGGATATGGTGACGTACCTCGGGGGTAGGAgtaggaccctccccatatataccctgtcagaggtgggcccctcGAGGATAAACTCACCTTCCTTGAAGTTTCTTCCCCCTCCAACTGTCCCCAGGTGAGCTGGCTGTGAAGAGGAGAGATTCCTTGGCCTGGGTCCGGGCGCGGGGCGCCCTGGAGGCCGGCCGCCCGGATCTGGTTGGGTCTATGTGAAAGTGAAAAACGTGAAGTGGGCAAGTTAATATTTGGCATTTAAAAGATTTATTAAGTGATCGATATGATTTATATTGAATTTGCACTGTTACGTTGAATTCGCACTTATATAAATACGTAATAATTAATTCGGTAACTAATTGTTGATATGTAGAAAATGATatattgattttaaaattttgatacaTTATTATGAATAATgcaatgataaaaataaaagagtaaattacgaaaaatatatttgaattatttttatattaacaaaaatatttttaaattttgttagtaataaaaatattcttaaataattttaaaacgtGTAAAAAATATCCTATTATAATAAAAGATCTACTCCAATGATAAAAAAGTATGCATATAGTTCACTTGCCAATATTAAAATGTAACTACATAAAAAATTCATTTTACgagaattttcttttttattaacctAGAATGTCTTTcataagtatatattttttcatatttttaaataatctgtaaatatttttgttaacaacaaaatttaaaaatatttttttaacaacaaaataatttaaatatatttttggtgGTTTACTCAAAataaaattctcattattatGAGTAATGTAATGATgacatatttttttataaattcagttaaattttttattttaatttttacctAATTTTATCAAAGAAATTCccattattataattaattaattatccaaACATTTTGGACGGAaccatagtttatttattttttcttttcttaaaatagAAAATACGAAAACCTCCGAGTACAGCAATAATGAAGAAAACCTAGCCTGAGTGTCAAACAAGACCGATCGTTCACCTCTAATTACTATCTGCGGCGCTGCTCCTGCTGTCGTCGTCGTCTCCGACGCCTCTCTTGTGGTTTTGCATTGCTTCTGCTGTTCTGATTCTCACTCGTGGCAACTCCCAGTCATCTTTGCTGCTCTGTTCCGCTACCTGCGCCGCTATACTCTGCTTCACTGGTGTGTTCCGCCTCTCTTCTCTGCGAATTGCCTCTGAATCTTTTGTTTTTTCGCACTTAgttgttaatttttattgttgatcaatgtggtggtggtgttgttgCTATATACGTGTATTGTTGCTGCTGCAACTGAAATTTCGCAACGTGGTATTGGTTTGTTGCTTGTATAAactatattataatttttattgcTGCTGCATTCCTTAGGTCCAGAATTATTGTGGTTTTTTCCCCCAAATAATTCACATGTGAAGTAGAGTATACATATATCATATATCATAATTGGAATTCGTCGCTTTGTCTCTTAAAATCAGAAAGATAGCTGTAATTTAATTCGATCCATCTAGTATTCGAGAATCATGTTTCGTGAGATGTTCTTCTTGTGATATCCATTTATCACTTAGAATGAAAAGATTTCTGAACAGGCAGTTCATTCTTCTCTTGATAGATAAGCAAAAGATATATCTATTCATTGTGGAAGGTAAGAGGCACATAGTTTTATAACTGTACTTGTATTTTTAACTGGGATGTTCACGGGATAAATTTTTTGCTTTTAGCTTTTGCAACACATGATTTTTGAATCTTGAGTAGCATATTTTTGCCCTAATCATCTGTATGTACACTTACCAGATTGCTTGAAGAAACAGAAGATGACGTGAATTATGTGGTTGAGATATATATTTCTCATGATGCCAAACATTGTAGTTTGCCGAGTTGATAGAGAATGGACATGTCAAAGTGGGAGAAGTGAGCAAAGTTATTTGTCAGGATTTGATAAAACACTGCAGTGAAATGAGGTACATCAGATATAAACTCTTGAGAGGGAACAGTATATCTAACTCCAAAATGTGGGAGCTTCTTATAATGTGCCCAATTTCAATAGGTGACTTTGATATTTcaacattttctgttatttaagattcttaatttattattttaggaTTTATATTATCATAATCTTATATTATTATAATTGGGTTGATCCCTGTCCAATCTGATGGACCACCATTAGCTTAGGTTAGTGAAAAGTGAAAGTGGTTTTGGGTTGGGTGTTACCATTTTACTTTCGACGGGTGAGTGCTAGTACTAAACCACGCAAATCATTTTTTTATTCCTCGTTGCATGTATATGTCAAAACCCACAAAGTTTTatgtcttttaattttatttgttgtgaaataatatttttatatcctTTATAAATATTTATCTGCAACTGTTTAAATAATTTCTTTAGTTTGTCATATTATTAATTTGGTcctttactattattattaatgTTCATTGAATCATGAGCTATGGAATGATTTATGATTCATGACTCGAAAATTAATCAAATGATTTAGGACATCTATGTTGTAGCCTCTGCTTCCTACAGTAATGGAAAAAACTTACTCTTGATACCAGCTTTCCACATTGTTGCTGACTTGCTGTTGGTGACTTGGTGTATTTGACACCTGAGACTATTTTGTGACTGATCTGCCTGGAGTNNNNNNNNNNNNNNNNNNNNNNNNNNNNNNNNNNNGAAAATTGGCTTCCTTTTGAATCTTACTTAGATTTGTCAAACTATGGACTGTTGTCATTTCGAGCTGTCAAATATAAAATATCTATTGTGATATATTTATCATGCTGAGAAGGCAATTAGAAATATATAAAACTTAACAGTTCAGTGaagtttgcattttcattttgtttcctCAGAGTTCCTGAAGACATAAATTGGAGTATGGAGTTGTATGCTTTGTGAGCAGCCACGAGAGTGTCAAACATTTCCCCTAACAGAAGAGGGACCAAACTATTTCAGTTTCGTTCCTTCTCTCTCTTCCACCAATGCAAACCATGTTTTCCAACAACCTTTCATTGATCCCTCTAAAGAATCTTCGATTTCTCTCACAATTTAACCATCTCTGCACAAAAACACTCCTTCCATCCGATCCCCTTCCACACTCTCAATCACAGGATCCCGCAAATGGCCCTAGCAGCCACTTCTCCAAGAAAATCGATGATTTTCCCATGAAAATTTCAGCTGAAGCTCAATCACACCTCGAGGTTATTTCGAAAGAGGGTGTCTTGGACACCCTTTTGAGCCATAAGCCTGACCCCAAATCGGCTCTGAAGTTTTTCAAAGGAGTGGAGAGAAGACGAGGGTTTGTGAAAACCGTTGATGTTTTGTGTTTGTTGGTGCATATTCTGGCTTCGAGCCCTGATACTTATGGGGTTCTACGGAATTTGCTAAACAACTATGTTTTTGCAGATTCTAGTCCTACTGTTAGGGTACTTGTGGAAGAGTTGGTAGCATGTGCAGTAAGGTACAATTTTGAATCTGATTCGCGGGTTTTCAATTATCTTTTGAATGCTTATGTTAGAGCTAATAAGATCACAGATGCTGTCGAGTGTTTTAGATTGATATTAAAACATGATGTGGTTCCTTGGGTTTCATTTATGAACATCCTTTTAACTGCATTAGTCAGGAGGAACATGATTAGTGATGCATATAGCCTGTATGATGAAATGGTTCAAAGAAAAATGTATGGTGATTGCTTTACTCTGCATGTCCTAATGCGTGCATGTTTGAAAGAAGGGAATATTGAGGAAGCTGAGATGTATTTCAGTCGGGCAAAGGGTAGAGGGTTAGAACTTGATGCAGCTGCTTACAGCATTGTTATTCAGGCTGCTTGTAGGAGGCCGAACTCGAATTCAGCATGTGAGCTGTTGAAGGAGATGAAAAAGTTGGGTTGGGTGCCATCTGAGGGTACATATAATTCTGTGATTGCTGCTTGTGCTAAACAGGGAAATCTTGTAGATGCATTGAGGCTTAAGGATGAGATGGTGAGTAGTGGTGTTCCATTGAATATAATTGTTGTAACAAATTTAATTAAAGGACATTGTGAGCAAGGGAATGTTGATAGTGCATTACAATTGTTTGAGGAGGTTGTTAAGGTTGGTGTTACTCCTGATATGGTTACTTTCTCGGTTTTGATAGATTGGTGCTCTAAGACTGGGAATGTGGAGAAGGCATTTGAACTTTACTCCCAAATGAAACTCATGGCCATTCAACCAAATGTTTATATTGTAAATTCTCTGTTAAAGGGATTTCGGAAACAGCGTTTTCTAGAAAGTGCGTATATGGTGCTTGATGAGGCTATTGAACTTGGTGTTGCTACTGTTGTTACATATAACATCCTTTTATGCTGGCTTGGTGAGCAGGGAATGGTTAATGAGGCCCGTCATTTGTGGGACAAGATGATAAGTACGGGAATTACACCTTCACTAATTTCTTACAACAACATGATACTTTGTCACTGTAAAAGGGGCTGCATGGATGATGCCTGTAGTGTGAAGAATGATATACTTAACAGCGGTTTAAAACCGAATGCTTTTACATACACACTTTTGATAGATGGTTTTTTCAAAAAAGGTGATGCTAACCATGCCTTTGGTATGTTTGATCAAATGGTGGCTGCAAATATTGCACCTTCAGACTTCACATTTAATGTTGTTATAAGCGGCTTGTGCAAAGTTGGCCGGGTGTCGGAGACCAAGGATATGTTGAACAATTTTCTGAACCAGGGCTTTATTCCTTCCTCTGTGACATATAATAGCATCATTGACGGATTTGTCAAGCAAGGAGCAATTGATTTAGCACAGTCTACTTACAGGGAGATGTGTGAAAGTGGAATTTCACCAAATGTTATCACTTGTACTAGTTTGATTAATGGACTTTGCAGAAGCAGGAAGATTGATGTTGCTTTGAGAATGTATAATGACATGAAAATCATGGGATTAGAGTTGGATATTACTGCATATAGTGCTCTCATCGATGGTTTCTGCAAAGTACACGACATGGAAGGTGCATGCAAATTCTTCTCTGAACTTCTGGAGGTTGGTTTGGTTCCAAACTCAGTCGTGTACAACAGCATGATTAGTGGCTTTGTAAATGTGAATAATATGGAAGCTGCACTTAGCTTTCACAAGAAAATGGTAGAAAACAATGTCCCATGTGATTTGCAAACATATACAACGTTGATCAATGGGCTTTTAAAGGAGGGTAAATTGAATTTTGCTTCAGATCTTTACTCAGAGATGCTTTCCAAGGGTATCATACCTGATACTTTCATGTATAATGTTCTGGTAAGTGGACTTTGTAACCAAGGACAACTAGAGAAAGGTAGCAAGATCCTAACGGAAATGGATGGGAATAATATAACTCCTACTGTTCTTATTTATAACACTTTAATTGCTGGATATTTTAGGGAGGGGAATCCGCAAGAGGCCTATCGACTACATGATGAGATGCTTGATAAAGGTCTTGTGCCTGATGACACAACGTATGATATTCTTGTAAATGGAAAGCCCCACATATCCTATGCTCATGCCAGAGCTTGACTTGCATAAAATGGGTTGAGGATGTACATTGCGATAATGGGCTTCAAATTAATTGATCTTAGTGTGAAAGTTGTAGAATGATTGGAAATTGGTCAccgttctcttttattttttattatttattatttattatttatttggacCAAGAAACATGGACCAACTTACTTTCCAATCTCAATGCTTATTTTTCTCACACAAATCATAATTCTTTCTAATTAATTACGGGTTCCTTCTTCTCATATCCAATACGAACTACATGCGATTCTATGTTTGGTCTCAACAGCATAACAATATTGGTGACCAGATATTCTGCAGATAGTTAAGTACTCTGGGAAAAAGAATTTCCAGTAGCTAGAGTGTGGCTGTGCTTGCTTGCGGAGCTATTACCAATGGAAAATTTTGCACTATTTAGGTGTGATCTTAATGTTCCTTTAGTTACATTTATGGGTTGTAGACAACTTGTCTTTCTAGTCAAAAGAAATGTACATGTAAACAATCTCAATGATATTTGGTGTATGTAGCCAACCCTGGTGTATGTAGTCAACCCTACCTAGTTGGATAAGGCTTTGTTGTTCCTGCTAATTTTATCATTGCCATTGGTTATGAAACGATGAtgctttattatatattatttattatatttagagTATATattcattttggtcctcaaagaatttcaaaccagacattttagtccccaactaaaattaattactcaattGGTTCCTAAAAATTAATTCCGTTAGTCACTTAGGTCCTTGGctccgtcaactctaacggaAGACAAAATGGTCCATAAAAACTCTAACAAtggacaaaatgatccctgaccACTATTCGAAAACAACACTGTTCTTccccaatttttatcatatctcgcataaccctaacattcatactctccttctttaccttcacagtcttcttttccatctttttcttcctcctctttagCTCCAAGATTAAGCCATGGTGTAATTGTCACACATGTCGCACCTACCTCAACATGTTATGGACCACACACTTCCTAAATCTTTGTGACTggtacatccacctcctctgcactTCACCCACCAAAAGCATCCACTTCCACGTCTTTGATAACATCACCTCCAACCCCGACAACGTCCAcgacatcctcaagaccaagttctACAACTACTCTAAGCGCACGCCTTTCTCCACTCTTCGACAAGCAATATAAATTGTTGGACATTATCATGAGAAAATTCTCCTTCGACATCATATGCGAATTCTCATTTGAAATAGGCACTGAATGCTTCATTCCTTATTTCCTGGAGTCCAAGTTGGCAGATAGCTTCGACCTCGCATCCAAGCTATTACAACGAGTAATGTCGCCATTGCCGCTCATATGAAAAATGAAGCGATTACTGAACATTGGTTCGGAGAAGAAGCTAAAGGAAGCAATCGGAGTGGTAGACAATGAAGTCATGGAGATGTTAGGGCAAGGAGGAGAGGCAACGACGACAACGAGTCTTAACAAATCAGACTTGCTGTCTAGATTCATGGGATCCATCGAAGACCACAACTAGTTGAGAGACATAGGCATTAGTTTCCTaagtatgaattggttgagaacaagttgagaattttttttcttgtaaACATTAAATTTATAGAGTGTGCATTGTGTAGTTTGAAGTTACAGTGTTAGACTATTAGtcttatgcgagatatgatggaaATTAGGAGAGAACAGTGTCATTTTTCGAACAGAGGAGATCAGGGACCATTTTTTCCCCTGTTAGAGTtgttagggactattttgtcctccgttagaattaacggagtaaaggacctaagtgactgacggagttaattgttagggatcaattgattaattaattttagttggggactAAGTGTCCAGTTtgaaattctttgaggaccaaaatgggtatatactcttatatttatttatttattattatacttGAGGTGTTTGGATATTGTGTTATGTCAAATT carries:
- the LOC107643652 gene encoding pentatricopeptide repeat-containing protein At3g54980, mitochondrial yields the protein MQTMFSNNLSLIPLKNLRFLSQFNHLCTKTLLPSDPLPHSQSQDPANGPSSHFSKKIDDFPMKISAEAQSHLEVISKEGVLDTLLSHKPDPKSALKFFKGVERRRGFVKTVDVLCLLVHILASSPDTYGVLRNLLNNYVFADSSPTVRVLVEELVACAVRYNFESDSRVFNYLLNAYVRANKITDAVECFRLILKHDVVPWVSFMNILLTALVRRNMISDAYSLYDEMVQRKMYGDCFTLHVLMRACLKEGNIEEAEMYFSRAKGRGLELDAAAYSIVIQAACRRPNSNSACELLKEMKKLGWVPSEGTYNSVIAACAKQGNLVDALRLKDEMVSSGVPLNIIVVTNLIKGHCEQGNVDSALQLFEEVVKVGVTPDMVTFSVLIDWCSKTGNVEKAFELYSQMKLMAIQPNVYIVNSLLKGFRKQRFLESAYMVLDEAIELGVATVVTYNILLCWLGEQGMVNEARHLWDKMISTGITPSLISYNNMILCHCKRGCMDDACSVKNDILNSGLKPNAFTYTLLIDGFFKKGDANHAFGMFDQMVAANIAPSDFTFNVVISGLCKVGRVSETKDMLNNFLNQGFIPSSVTYNSIIDGFVKQGAIDLAQSTYREMCESGISPNVITCTSLINGLCRSRKIDVALRMYNDMKIMGLELDITAYSALIDGFCKVHDMEGACKFFSELLEVGLVPNSVVYNSMISGFVNVNNMEAALSFHKKMVENNVPCDLQTYTTLINGLLKEGKLNFASDLYSEMLSKGIIPDTFMYNVLVSGLCNQGQLEKGSKILTEMDGNNITPTVLIYNTLIAGYFREGNPQEAYRLHDEMLDKGLVPDDTTYDILVNGKPHISYAHARA